In one Burkholderiales bacterium GJ-E10 genomic region, the following are encoded:
- a CDS encoding integrase family protein, producing the protein MAKHTGGGVLLPLLHVMKEINMESKNEGKRREPWNKGKLVGQKAPFKPKEIWGIREHLQMEHRARDLALFDLGIDSKLRACDLTALRVRDVQQGDRIASRAIVLQRKTQRPVQFEITAATRDEVQTWIRHAGLETGDYLFPSRNHDSPHIGTRQYGRMLHSWVRAIGLDATGYGTHSMRRTKASLIYRRTKNLRAVQLLLGHSKIESTVRYLGIDVDDALELAEQTEI; encoded by the coding sequence TTGGCCAAACACACGGGTGGCGGCGTGTTGCTGCCACTCCTCCACGTCATGAAGGAGATCAACATGGAATCGAAAAACGAAGGCAAGCGTCGCGAACCCTGGAACAAGGGAAAACTCGTCGGCCAGAAGGCGCCGTTCAAGCCCAAGGAAATCTGGGGAATCCGCGAGCATTTGCAGATGGAGCATCGCGCTCGCGATCTCGCACTTTTCGATCTCGGGATCGACAGCAAGCTGAGGGCCTGCGACTTGACCGCCCTTCGGGTTCGGGACGTCCAGCAGGGAGATCGGATTGCATCCCGTGCAATTGTCTTGCAGCGGAAAACGCAAAGGCCCGTGCAATTCGAGATCACCGCCGCGACTCGTGACGAAGTGCAAACGTGGATTCGCCATGCGGGACTGGAGACTGGCGATTATCTCTTCCCGAGCCGGAACCATGACTCGCCTCATATCGGCACCCGACAGTACGGCCGCATGCTGCATAGTTGGGTGCGCGCTATCGGCCTTGATGCGACGGGTTACGGTACGCATTCGATGCGGCGGACCAAGGCTTCGTTGATATACCGGCGCACGAAAAACCTGCGGGCCGTTCAATTACTTCTCGGGCACTCCAAGATCGAGTCGACAGTTCGGTACCTCGGCATCGACGTCGACGACGCGCTGGAATTGGCGGAGCAAACGGAGATTTGA